The Zootoca vivipara chromosome 16, rZooViv1.1, whole genome shotgun sequence genome has a segment encoding these proteins:
- the MCOLN1 gene encoding mucolipin-1 gives METQKLLTPVNSYGSQDGDTRPSVGFASLQPEEDELRRRLKYFFMSPCDKFRAKGRKPFKLVLQLIKILIVTIQLVLFGLSNQMVVTFKEENTMTFKHLFLKNYVDGAEETHAVYTQADVYEHMIYAVDKYLAVANETVGRYAYVQAGSANQSALMLCQHYYRKGRIDPANDTFNIDPKVITDCLGVDSPQNIPSAQDSEETSGALLEPHRSYRNFTLKFYKLINVTIRFKLKAINIQTIINNEIPDCYTFSITITFDNKAHSGRVKIHLDNKVDIQECKDPSVSGKGDNSFRMFFDVVVLLICVLSFILCGRSIIRGLLLQHEFSHFFKRRYNQEICLSDRMEFVNGWYILLVVSDILTVSGTIMKIGIESKNFANYDVCGILLGTSTLLVWVGVMRYLSFFQKYNILIVTMRVALPNVIRFCCCVAVIYLGYCFCGWIVLGPYHVKFRTLSMVSECLFSLINGDDMFVTFAAMQQNSYLVWLFSQLYLYTFISLFIYMVLSLFIALITGSYETIKHQCEGEAAVTQLHAYIAECKDSPKSGKFRRDSGSSCSVFCCCERTPLQENALVVN, from the exons ATGG AGACACAGAAGCTGCTGACCCCAGTGAATAGCTATGGGTCCCAGGATGGGGACACGAGGCCGAGCGTGGGTTTTGCTTCCCTTCAACCAGAAGAAGATGAGCTCCGCAGGCGTCTGAAGTATTTCTTCATGAGCCCCTGTGACAAGTTTCGTGCCAAAGGCCGCAAGCCATTCAAACTGGTGCTCCAGCTGATCAAGATCCTAATAGTCACCATTCAG CTTGTCCTCTTTGGGCTCAGCAATCAGATGGTGGTCACCTTCAAAGAGGAGAACACGATGACCTTCAAGCACCTCTTCCTGAAGAACTATGTGGATGGGGCAGAGGAGACCCATGCGGTTTATACACAGGCAGATGTCTATGAGCACATGATCTATGCGGTGGACAAG TACCTGGCCGTTGCAAACGAGACAGTCGGACGCTATGCTTACGTGCAGGCGGGGAGCGCAAACCAGTCGGCGCTCATGCTTTGTCAGCATTACTACCGGAAAGGAAGGATTGACCCGGCCAATGACACCTTCAACATCGACCCCAAAGTCATCACAG ATTGCCTTGGCGTAGATTCTCCACAGAATATACCTTCTGCCCAGGACTCTGAGGAAACGTCTGGAGCCCTCCTGGAGCCACACCGCAGCTACAGGAACTTTACTCTCAAGTTTTACAA GCTCATCAATGTCACCATCCGGTTTAAGCTGAAAGCCATCAACATCCAAACCATCATCAACAACGAAATCCCAGACTGCTACACCTTTTCCATCACA atCACATTTGACAATAAAGCACACAGTGGCCGAGTGAAGATTCACTTGGACAACAAAGTGGATATCCAGGAATGCAAAGACCCCAGTGTCTCTGGCAAAG gagaCAACAGCTTCCGGATGTTCTTTGACGTGGTTGTGCTCCTCATCTGTGTGCTGTCTTTCATCTTGTGTGGCCGCTCCATCATCAGGGGGCTTCTCCTGCAGCAT GAGTTCAGCCATTTTTTCAAGCGCCGCTACAATCAAGAGATCTGCCTGTCCGACCGCATGGAATTTGTGAATGGTTGGTACATCCTGCTGGTGGTGAGCGACATCCTTACTGTGTCTGGAACCATCATGAAGATTGGAATCGAGTCCAAG AACTTTGCCAACTATGACGTATGTGGAATCCTCCTGGGCACCTCTACACTCCTGGTTTGGGTCGGCGTCATGCGTTATCTCAGCTTCTTCCAGAAGTACAAT ATCCTCATTGTCACCATGCGGGTTGCCCTCCCCAACGTCATCCGATTCTGCTGCTGTGTGGCCGTCATCTACTTGGGCTACTGCTTCTGTGGTTGGATTGTGCTGGGACCCTACCATGTCAAG TTCCGCACCCTCTCGATGGTGTCAGAGTGCCTTTTCTCGCTCATCAACGGGGACGACATGTTTGTGACCTTTGCCGCGATGCAGCAGAACAGCTACTTGGTGTGGCTTTTCAGCCAGCTCTACCTGTACACTTTCATCAGCCTGTTCATCTACATGGTGCTCAGCCTCTTCATTGCTCTCATCACTGGCTCCTACGAGACCATCAAG CATCAATGTGAGGGGGAAGCGGCAGTCACCCAGCTCCATGCTTACATAGCCGAGTGCAAAGACAGCCCCAAATCGGGCAAGTTCCGCCGGGACAGTGGTTCCTCATGTTCGGTCTTCTGCTGCTGTGAGAG AACCCCACTGCAGGAGAACGCCCTGGTGGTGAACTGA